From Spirosoma aerolatum, one genomic window encodes:
- a CDS encoding tetratricopeptide repeat protein, with translation MNHILSVFFICVLFNQCVSGQPASKDVTKLIIEAKRLDGLLWYKKAEMLYQKLEKTNKIEAQVAAARFYIKYREQYKDNQARAYAILAQAKAAGSLEAKFVLSDISADFTKPLPFIKNAAEQGLPEAQTRWAMFALLVKKDTSEYIKWQKLASINGDGEAKYNLGAAYLSGLGVNKNLDSTTSLWKAAANLDEARAYSSLCSLYGDAKNVKYNLDSAIYWYEESVRVINQKELNRDSNSDEYLAHLYLKKGLLDKAIKYFTYAYQPVS, from the coding sequence ATGAATCATATACTGAGTGTCTTTTTTATTTGTGTTTTATTTAATCAGTGTGTATCAGGACAACCGGCCTCTAAGGATGTAACTAAATTAATTATCGAGGCTAAACGATTGGATGGTTTATTGTGGTATAAAAAAGCAGAGATGCTATACCAAAAACTTGAAAAAACGAATAAAATAGAAGCGCAAGTAGCGGCTGCACGCTTTTATATTAAGTACCGTGAGCAATACAAAGATAATCAGGCACGAGCTTACGCCATATTGGCTCAAGCAAAAGCAGCCGGTTCATTAGAGGCAAAATTCGTACTAAGTGATATAAGCGCCGATTTTACTAAGCCGTTGCCTTTTATCAAAAATGCGGCAGAGCAAGGTTTACCAGAAGCACAAACCAGATGGGCTATGTTTGCCTTGTTAGTGAAGAAAGATACTTCTGAGTATATAAAATGGCAGAAGCTTGCGAGTATAAATGGAGACGGCGAAGCAAAATATAATTTAGGTGCTGCTTACTTGAGCGGGTTGGGAGTAAACAAGAACTTAGATTCTACAACTTCTTTATGGAAAGCAGCGGCTAATTTAGACGAGGCTCGTGCTTATTCTAGTCTCTGTAGTTTGTATGGAGATGCCAAGAACGTTAAATACAATCTAGATTCAGCCATATATTGGTATGAGGAGAGCGTTCGAGTAATCAACCAAAAGGAATTAAATCGAGATTCTAATTCGGACGAATATTTGGCCCACCTTTATTTAAAAAAAGGACTACTCGATAAGGCAATTAAATACTTTACGTATGCTTATCAACCAGTGAGTTGA
- a CDS encoding Rpn family recombination-promoting nuclease/putative transposase — protein MDAGVYIPIISDYGFKATFGNEADSLFLRTALQALIKSDTPIREVRFDKNVFEALTIDSRSGIFDLACTDENGSQFIVEMQLGLAPYFVQRMKFYALHKFNTVVERGEFDYANLPKIYAIAILAKSILPTAHFHTVANLRSEQGEIIDEQMTFITVELAKFNKLVTEIETDLDKLVYTMKTLHTTEPTQYPAFWNEEWLKRAIDELDTRKMTPEERAYFARVTAANAEAVKAEKQKIQEAEERRENLVKSETVRNALQMGLTVEQAAKLANVSAEFVAQIQAQLSVN, from the coding sequence ATGGATGCAGGCGTTTATATTCCTATTATTTCCGATTACGGTTTTAAGGCCACTTTTGGTAACGAAGCCGACAGTTTGTTTTTGCGTACCGCCTTGCAGGCACTCATAAAGTCGGACACCCCTATTCGGGAAGTTAGATTCGATAAAAACGTATTTGAGGCATTAACTATTGACAGCCGTAGCGGCATTTTTGATTTAGCCTGCACCGACGAAAACGGCAGTCAGTTTATCGTGGAAATGCAGTTGGGCTTAGCCCCGTATTTTGTGCAGCGGATGAAGTTTTACGCTTTACACAAGTTCAATACAGTGGTAGAGCGAGGTGAGTTTGACTATGCCAATCTGCCCAAGATCTACGCTATCGCCATTTTGGCGAAGAGTATTTTACCAACCGCTCATTTTCATACGGTGGCCAATTTACGGAGCGAACAAGGTGAAATCATCGATGAGCAGATGACGTTTATCACAGTAGAATTGGCTAAATTTAACAAGCTTGTAACTGAGATAGAGACCGATTTAGATAAACTGGTATACACAATGAAGACGCTTCATACAACAGAACCCACGCAATATCCCGCATTTTGGAACGAGGAATGGCTGAAGCGGGCCATTGATGAATTGGACACGCGAAAAATGACTCCAGAGGAACGAGCGTATTTTGCTCGTGTAACAGCAGCTAACGCTGAAGCAGTCAAGGCTGAGAAGCAAAAAATTCAGGAAGCCGAGGAACGTAGAGAAAATCTGGTGAAAAGCGAAACCGTTAGGAATGCACTCCAAATGGGTCTAACTGTTGAACAAGCAGCAAAATTGGCAAATGTGTCGGCTGAGTTTGTAGCTCAGATTCAGGCTCAATTATCTGTCAATTAG
- a CDS encoding Rpn family recombination-promoting nuclease/putative transposase codes for MDLYNDNERFIPLVSDYGFKATFGNESDTRFLRKALQVLINSPVTIEQVTFIQNEIKGVTRDSRSGIYDLFCKDERGNEFIVEMQLSEYPEFIQRMKFYSFYRLNTLIRKGDYEFDDLPKIYCIGILSISIFSEVTDYQNIAVLKNQNDELIDDQMTFITVELDKFKKSLFEIQSDLDKLIYTMKTIHEVSEPTQFPPFWNEEWLQLAIHELDKRALTPEQRLSYEMTISANALAVKNEKKKVQEAVEQKEIETIKTALSMGLTLEQSAKLAGVSVPVAESISQKIAANE; via the coding sequence ATGGACTTGTACAACGACAATGAACGATTCATTCCGCTTGTCTCAGATTATGGATTCAAGGCTACCTTCGGCAACGAGTCAGACACGAGATTTTTGCGGAAAGCATTGCAGGTTCTCATCAATTCGCCAGTTACCATTGAGCAGGTGACATTCATCCAGAACGAAATCAAGGGCGTAACTCGTGATAGTCGGAGCGGAATCTATGACCTGTTTTGCAAAGATGAGCGGGGTAACGAGTTCATTGTAGAAATGCAGTTGAGCGAATACCCAGAGTTTATTCAACGTATGAAATTTTATTCGTTTTACCGACTCAACACGCTGATTCGGAAAGGCGATTATGAGTTTGACGATTTGCCAAAAATATATTGCATCGGCATTTTATCTATCAGTATTTTTTCGGAGGTTACTGACTATCAAAACATTGCTGTGTTGAAAAATCAGAACGACGAACTGATAGACGACCAAATGACGTTTATTACAGTGGAGTTGGACAAGTTCAAGAAAAGCTTATTTGAGATTCAAAGTGACCTCGATAAACTGATTTATACGATGAAAACGATACACGAAGTAAGTGAGCCAACCCAGTTCCCCCCTTTTTGGAATGAGGAGTGGCTACAGCTAGCTATACATGAATTAGACAAGCGAGCTTTGACTCCTGAACAGCGATTGAGTTATGAAATGACGATTTCGGCTAACGCACTGGCAGTTAAGAATGAAAAGAAGAAAGTTCAGGAGGCCGTAGAACAGAAGGAAATCGAAACTATAAAAACCGCCTTGAGCATGGGGCTAACTCTCGAACAAAGCGCAAAATTAGCAGGTGTTTCCGTCCCAGTAGCTGAATCAATCAGTCAAAAAATCGCTGCAAACGAATAG